A genomic region of Ewingella sp. CoE-038-23 contains the following coding sequences:
- the prfB gene encoding peptide chain release factor 2 (programmed frameshift), which translates to MFEINPVKNRIQDLSERTNVLRGYLDYDAKKERLEEVNAELEQPDVWNEPERAQALGKERSALEAIVETIDQLTQGRDDVSGLLELAVEADDEETFHEAVEELDQLTAKLEQLEFRRMFSGEYDSASCYLDIQAGSGGTEAQDWASMLVRMYLRWAEAKGFKTEMIEESDGDVAGLKSATIKITGDYAFGWLRTETGVHRLVRKSPFDSGGRRHTSFSSAFVYPEVDDDIEIEINPADLRIDVYRASGAGGQHVNKTESAVRITHLPTNIVTQCQNDRSQHKNKDQAMKQMKAKLYEFEMQKKNADKQQMEDNKSDIGWGSQIRSYVLDDARIKDLRTGVETRNTQAVLDGDLDKFIEASLKAGL; encoded by the exons ATGTTTGAAATTAATCCGGTAAAAAACCGAATTCAGGACCTGTCCGAGCGGACAAACGTCCTTAGGGGGTATCTT GACTATGATGCCAAGAAAGAGCGCCTAGAAGAAGTTAACGCCGAGCTGGAACAGCCGGACGTTTGGAACGAGCCAGAGCGCGCACAGGCGCTGGGCAAAGAGCGTTCCGCACTGGAAGCTATCGTTGAAACCATCGACCAGTTAACTCAGGGCCGTGACGATGTGTCAGGCTTGCTGGAACTGGCGGTTGAAGCTGACGACGAAGAGACTTTCCACGAAGCCGTAGAAGAACTCGACCAACTGACCGCCAAGCTGGAGCAGTTGGAATTCCGTCGCATGTTCTCCGGTGAATACGACAGCGCAAGCTGCTATCTGGATATCCAAGCCGGTTCCGGCGGCACAGAAGCCCAGGACTGGGCCAGCATGCTGGTGCGTATGTACCTGCGCTGGGCCGAAGCCAAAGGCTTCAAAACTGAGATGATTGAAGAGTCCGACGGCGACGTCGCGGGCCTGAAATCAGCCACCATCAAAATAACCGGTGACTACGCTTTCGGCTGGCTGCGCACTGAAACCGGCGTCCACCGTCTGGTACGTAAAAGCCCGTTCGACTCCGGCGGCCGTCGTCACACCTCCTTCAGCTCGGCCTTCGTTTACCCAGAAGTGGATGACGATATCGAGATTGAAATTAACCCTGCCGACCTGCGTATCGACGTATACCGCGCGTCAGGTGCGGGTGGTCAGCACGTTAACAAAACGGAATCTGCGGTACGTATTACCCACCTTCCAACCAACATTGTGACCCAATGCCAGAACGACCGTTCTCAGCATAAGAACAAAGATCAGGCCATGAAGCAGATGAAAGCCAAGCTTTATGAGTTTGAGATGCAAAAGAAAAATGCTGATAAACAGCAGATGGAAGACAACAAGTCAGACATCGGCTGGGGTAGCCAGATTCGTTCTTACGTGCTCGATGATGCACGTATCAAAGATCTGCGCACTGGCGTTGAGACACGAAACACGCAGGCCGTTTTGGATGGCGACCTGGATAAATTCATTGAAGCAAGTTTGAAAGCCGGGTTATGA
- the recJ gene encoding single-stranded-DNA-specific exonuclease RecJ gives MTLQTQLRRRQAADGANLPAELSPLLRRLYSARGIKGAQELERSVKGLLGYQQLDGIDAAVELLQKALRDRLRIMVVGDFDADGATSTALTVLSLRSMGCSEIKYLVPNRFEDGYGLSPEVVEQAAARGAELILTVDNGISSHAGVDLAHEKGIQVLVTDHHLPGDTLPAAEAIINPNLHGCEFPSKSLAGVGVAFYLMLALRAALNKSGWFEEQGLTAPNLAEWLDLVALGTVADVVPLDANNRILVYQGLNRIRAGKCRPGIRALLEVANREARTLAASDLGFALGPRLNAAGRLDDMSVGVALLLSDDIAQARALASDLDALNQTRREIEQGMQVEALALCDKLESSSDALPYGLAMYHPEWHQGVVGILASRLKERFNRPVIAFAPAGDGVLKGSGRSIAGLHMRDALERIDTLHPGLMMKFGGHAMAAGLSLEEAKFDEFRDRFAQLVGEWLDPSHLEGVIWSDGELAGQELTIDTAELLRDGGPWGQSFPEPTFDGRFRILQQKLLKERHLKLMIEPIGGGPLLDGIAFNIDPTFWPDSSVREVELAYRLDINEYRGNRSVQLIIQHLWPK, from the coding sequence GTGACTTTGCAGACCCAACTTCGTCGTCGTCAGGCAGCTGACGGCGCTAATCTCCCTGCCGAGCTTTCACCTTTACTGCGCCGCTTATACAGCGCGCGCGGTATTAAAGGTGCGCAGGAGCTTGAGCGCAGTGTTAAAGGATTGCTGGGATATCAGCAACTTGATGGCATTGATGCTGCCGTAGAATTATTGCAGAAAGCCCTGCGCGACCGCCTGCGCATTATGGTGGTGGGCGACTTCGACGCCGATGGCGCGACCAGCACCGCGCTAACCGTACTCTCGCTGCGCAGCATGGGATGCAGTGAGATAAAGTATCTGGTGCCTAACCGTTTTGAAGATGGTTACGGGCTTAGCCCTGAGGTGGTTGAACAAGCCGCCGCGCGGGGGGCCGAACTGATTCTGACAGTTGATAACGGCATTTCATCTCACGCGGGCGTCGACTTAGCCCACGAGAAAGGCATTCAAGTGCTGGTCACCGATCACCACTTGCCGGGCGACACCCTGCCTGCCGCTGAAGCCATTATTAACCCCAATCTGCACGGTTGCGAATTCCCCTCCAAATCCTTGGCGGGCGTTGGCGTAGCCTTCTACTTGATGCTGGCCCTTCGCGCCGCGCTCAATAAAAGCGGCTGGTTCGAAGAGCAGGGCCTTACCGCGCCAAATCTTGCCGAATGGTTAGATTTAGTGGCGTTAGGCACCGTGGCTGACGTGGTACCTCTTGATGCCAATAACCGCATTTTGGTTTATCAGGGGCTGAACCGCATTCGCGCCGGTAAGTGCCGTCCGGGCATTCGCGCCTTGTTAGAAGTGGCAAATCGCGAAGCGCGCACGCTGGCGGCCAGTGACCTCGGCTTTGCCCTCGGCCCGCGTTTAAATGCGGCGGGGCGCTTAGATGATATGTCGGTGGGCGTGGCGTTGCTGCTCAGTGATGACATTGCGCAGGCGCGGGCGCTGGCCAGTGATTTAGACGCTTTGAACCAAACCCGTCGAGAAATCGAGCAGGGGATGCAAGTCGAGGCGCTGGCGCTGTGCGACAAGCTGGAAAGCAGCAGCGACGCGCTGCCCTATGGTCTGGCAATGTATCACCCAGAGTGGCATCAGGGCGTGGTGGGCATTTTGGCTTCACGCCTCAAAGAGCGTTTCAATCGGCCGGTCATTGCTTTTGCTCCGGCTGGCGACGGCGTATTGAAAGGCTCCGGCCGTTCCATTGCCGGTTTACATATGCGCGACGCTCTCGAGCGTATTGATACCTTGCATCCGGGTCTCATGATGAAGTTTGGCGGGCACGCAATGGCGGCAGGCTTGTCGCTGGAAGAAGCCAAATTTGATGAGTTCCGCGATCGGTTTGCACAATTGGTCGGCGAATGGCTGGATCCCTCGCATCTGGAAGGCGTGATTTGGTCTGACGGCGAGCTGGCGGGTCAGGAGCTGACCATTGATACCGCCGAGCTGTTGCGCGACGGCGGCCCTTGGGGACAGTCCTTCCCCGAGCCAACCTTCGACGGGCGTTTCCGCATCTTGCAACAAAAGCTGCTCAAAGAGCGCCATCTAAAACTGATGATTGAGCCTATTGGCGGCGGGCCGCTGCTCGACGGCATTGCGTTCAACATCGATCCGACTTTTTGGCCGGACAGTAGCGTGCGAGAAGTTGAACTGGCCTATCGGCTGGATATTAATGAATATCGCGGAAATCGCAGCGTTCAGCTGATTATTCAGCATTTGTGGCCGAAATAG
- the dsbC gene encoding bifunctional protein-disulfide isomerase/oxidoreductase DsbC, which translates to MKKGLMLLTLLAACITGAAQADDAAVQGTLNKLGMKNVEVQPSPVAGLRAVTTDSGVIYVTEDGKHVLQGPMFDVSGTQPVNVTNQMLIKKLDSLKSEMIIYKAAKEKHVITVFTDITCGYCHKLHQQMQDYNDLGITVRYLAFPRQGLNSKAEKDMQSIWCTGNRKQSFDAAMRGDDISPASCKTDISKHFQLGVQFGVSGTPAIVLENGMMIPGYQPPKEMAAMLDAQEPSQKTGG; encoded by the coding sequence ATGAAAAAAGGTTTAATGCTGTTAACGTTACTGGCTGCCTGTATTACTGGCGCGGCCCAGGCTGACGATGCGGCAGTCCAGGGAACCCTGAACAAGCTCGGAATGAAAAACGTTGAAGTTCAGCCCTCGCCGGTCGCCGGTTTGAGAGCGGTAACGACTGACAGCGGCGTGATTTATGTCACCGAAGACGGTAAACACGTTCTGCAAGGCCCGATGTTTGATGTCAGTGGCACCCAGCCTGTGAACGTTACTAACCAGATGCTTATCAAAAAGTTAGATTCGCTGAAAAGCGAAATGATCATCTATAAAGCGGCGAAAGAAAAACATGTGATCACGGTGTTTACCGACATTACCTGCGGCTATTGCCACAAGCTGCACCAGCAGATGCAGGACTATAACGATCTCGGCATTACCGTGCGTTATCTGGCTTTCCCTCGTCAGGGTCTGAATTCCAAAGCGGAAAAAGACATGCAGTCCATCTGGTGCACCGGCAACCGCAAACAGTCCTTTGATGCGGCGATGCGTGGCGACGATATTTCTCCAGCGAGCTGTAAAACCGACATCTCCAAACATTTCCAATTGGGCGTTCAGTTCGGCGTATCGGGAACTCCGGCGATTGTGCTTGAAAACGGCATGATGATCCCAGGTTACCAGCCGCCAAAAGAGATGGCCGCCATGCTCGACGCGCAGGAACCTTCACAAAAAACCGGTGGTTGA
- the xerD gene encoding site-specific tyrosine recombinase XerD, producing the protein MPNADHDQALCEQFLDTLWIERNLAENTLASYRLDLKSLLGWLSHHETDLTNVQAADLQAFLAERVEGGYKATSSARLLSAMRRLFQYMNRESLRHDDPTALLSSPKLPQRLPKDLSEAQVDALLAAPNVDIPLELRDKAMLELLYATGLRVSELVGLTLSDISLRQGVVRVIGKGDKERLVPMGEEAVYWIENYFEHGRPWMLNGASVDVVFPSNRAQKMTRQTFWHRIKHYAILAGIDAERLSPHVLRHAFATHLLNHGADLRVVQMLLGHSDLSTTQIYTHVATERLKQLHQQHHPRG; encoded by the coding sequence GTGCCGAATGCTGACCATGATCAGGCTCTTTGCGAGCAGTTTTTGGATACGCTATGGATAGAGCGTAATCTCGCGGAAAATACGCTGGCGTCTTATCGTCTGGATTTGAAATCCCTGCTCGGCTGGCTGAGTCACCATGAAACCGACCTGACGAACGTGCAGGCTGCCGATCTCCAGGCTTTTCTGGCTGAACGCGTCGAGGGCGGCTATAAGGCCACCAGTTCGGCTCGCCTGCTCAGCGCGATGCGTCGCCTGTTTCAATATATGAACCGCGAATCGCTGCGCCACGATGACCCGACGGCGCTGCTCTCCTCGCCAAAACTGCCTCAGCGTTTGCCAAAGGATCTTAGCGAGGCGCAGGTCGACGCGCTTCTGGCTGCCCCCAACGTTGATATTCCATTGGAGCTGCGCGACAAGGCAATGCTGGAGTTGCTCTATGCCACCGGCCTGCGCGTCTCGGAGCTGGTCGGTTTAACGCTCAGCGATATCAGCCTGCGCCAAGGCGTGGTGCGTGTCATCGGTAAAGGCGACAAAGAGCGGCTGGTGCCGATGGGCGAAGAGGCGGTGTATTGGATTGAAAACTACTTCGAACATGGTCGCCCGTGGATGCTCAACGGGGCTTCGGTAGATGTGGTATTCCCGAGCAACCGCGCGCAGAAAATGACCCGCCAGACTTTCTGGCATCGCATCAAACACTATGCGATCCTTGCGGGTATTGATGCCGAGCGGCTCTCTCCGCACGTCTTACGTCACGCTTTTGCCACCCATTTACTGAACCACGGGGCTGACTTGCGTGTCGTACAAATGCTATTAGGTCACAGCGATCTGTCGACCACTCAAATTTATACCCATGTAGCGACTGAACGACTTAAACAGCTACATCAACAACATCACCCTCGCGGCTAA